TTGTCAATAAATGACTGGAAAATGCACAACTTAAAGTAACATGTTTTATTTCTGGTATATGAGAATGGTGAGCTGTAAGCTTAGCCACCTTCCTCAGGCATAACACCTTGGCTGCTTTAGCTTATATtgtattcattcattttttccaagTCCTGGAACCAAAACAAGGAAGAAAGTTTGGAGAGCACATTTGAAATAAAGCACTTACAGCTTGCTTTCAGCCTTCAGGCACGATATACATGACTCTTGTGTGTAACAAAATACAAAACTAGGGAAATAATTGCTTCAGAGGATGCTAAtcaaaagactgaaatattttgcaTGCTCATTTCATAGACAGTATTATAACAAAGGCTATGGCTGTGATCAGTTCGTCTCTTCAGACATTGTCAAATGACCTGCTTTTCCCTGCTGACTTCAAGAAAAGCATTAGCTTTGTTTTAAGTCATGTATTGAATTTGCTTGTCCTTATTTTTGGCCTCATCTGCTATCACATTTGGAAACAAGCACTAGCGTGTgaagataaacaaacaaacaaacaaagctgcAATGTCAGTAGCTGGTAAATTCTACAGTATTTTAAAGCGTTTGGCCAGACCACTGCTAAAGGCAGGAAATACGCGCTCTTGGTTGCTTTGCTAAAGGTAGGACTCATTAGGGAGAAGGAAGGTAGCCTGTTGTCTGCACTTCAGCAACATATCAAAAGACTGTTTCATGTTCTAAATTTAGCTGTTTACAGAAGACTCAGAGGAGCTCGCTGGGTTTACAGCggaggagaggggctggaggCTGCCCAAAAGGCTGGTGCTAACCAGGGCTCGGTACCTACGCGTGATGCAGGGCTTGGCACGGTCTGCGGAGACCCTACCGCACTCCTTGCTGTTGTTGATGCTGCGCTGACAAGCCACTAATAGAGCGGATTTTGAAACTGGCAGTTGCCGAAGACGCGCGTTTTGCCTACCATACGGTTGCTAGAGTACAGAAGCACATAATAAGCAGGAGATGCATACTTAGCTATAGAAGATCAACACCTCTTATTTTAATAAGCAGACAGCACAGTTAATTTTCCAGACGTTTTGCTAGCTATTATATGACCCGACATTGACTTAATATGAACATTTACCTTGTTGACTATTTTAATACAGGATAGCAAACAAAACACTTCACGATAAATTAGATGTTGAAGCTTAGGGGCTAAGGCTATTAAAACAAAGTAACTAGATCAGGCTCCTTCATCTCacgaaaaaaataattcttctctttaaatattatatatacaGCTGTACTTCTATCCGGGGGACGAGAGCAGCTGTGGAAGAGGTACTGTCGGCGGGTCGATGTCCGCTTCCCCAGGATTTGCCGCGTCCAGCCAGGCGCTCCGGGGACGGTCTGTGGCGCTGCCGCAAGCCCCGGGCCGCACCGGCACCTCGGCCCCGTCCTCGCCGGCTGCCCCGGCGACGGCGCGCGGCGGGCTCCGTCCGTGGCCGCGGTGACAAGGCGACGAGCGTCGCTACCCCGTCGGGAGGTTGCGGACGGCCGCTCCGCCTTCGCAGCCGCGTACGCGGGAACTGCGCCTTTCCATAGGAACTGCAGCGTGGGCAGGGCCCGCTCGGCGCGCCCGGGGGAGCCCGCGGGCCCTAGCAGCCCGGCCGGACGGGCACCTGGAGCAGCAGGACCTGCCTGCCCTCGGGCGGGTGGCACTTGGTGGCGTGCCGCGCCAGGCCGGGCGCGCTGAAGAAGGTGGCGGGGCAGTGCTTGCAGGGGAAGCCCTGCGgctcgccgccggccgcgccgcccccgggctgcgccgcgggcagcagcagctcgtCGCGCACGGCGTGCCACAGCCGGTGCTTGTCCCTGATGTCCGCCGAGGGGAAGCGGGCCCCGCAGAGCGGGCAGGCGAAGGCGAGCGGGCCCCGCTCGGgcgggccgcgggccgccgcccgcgccgcctcgTGGGTGCCCAGGTGCTTGCGGAGGTAGGCCTGCCGCCGGAACCGCTTCTGGCAGCAGGGGCACGCGAAGGCctccgccgcgcccgccccgccggggcccgccccgccggggccgccggcgctgtCCGCGGCGCCGCGGTGCtgacggggcggcggcggcggcgcggcggcggggccgcggggccgccgctcgGGGCTGTTCTCCttgcccggcggcgcggcggcggcggcggcggcggcggcggcggcggcgccgtcggcgctggggccgggccgcggcttgTGCCAGCGGCGGTGCGAGGCCAGGTTGGCGGGGCAGCTGAAGATCTTGTGGCACTCGGGGCAGCGGTACTCGACGCGCACGATGCGCGAGCAGCGGTGCTGCGCCAGCGCCAGCGGGTCCGCGTACTGCTCCTTGCACAGCTGGCAGATGAACTCGCCCAGCGGcgtgcgccccgccggcggcggccccgccggcggtcCGGGGCGGCCCTCGGGCCCTTCCTCCTTGATGCGCAGCCCCAGCACGGGCGAGGTGGTCACCTCGTCGGCAAAGCTCAGCTTCCGCGTGGCCTTGGCCTTCTTAGCCGGCGCCTTGGCCCGCGACGGCCGCTtcagcgcggggcccggcggcggcggcggcggcggcggggcgggcagcggcgtgcgcggctgcagcagcagcttctcgGCCGGCGGGAAGGAGGCGGCCAGCGGGAAGGACTCGGCGGACGCGGGCGAGCTGAGGCACCGCTCGAAGAaagccgcgcggggccccgcggcgctgcagggccccgccgccccccagcccgcCGGCCCCTCCGGCGGGGcgcgcccggggctcccgccgccgccgggcagccacgtcgccgcggcgggcgcgggcgcgggagcgggcgcgggcgcgggcgcggggcaggcggcggcggcggcgccctcctcctcctcgccctgctcctcctcctccgccccctgccgggccgcggggctgcccccggcggcgggcggcggcggcggcgacggggcgggcggcgggtccCGCTCCCGGGGGCGCGCCCGGTAggagccgccgggccgccggctcCGCTTGACGAGGAAGCCGCGCGGCATGGCGGGGCCGCGAGCGGGGccgcgagcggggccgggagcagcggaGCGCGGCGCGCCGAGCCCGCGCCGCCTTTATACCGccggcgcccgctgcccgcccgggcgccgcctccccccggcgcgggcggccaaTGAGGAGTTGGGGCCGCGCGGGCGggaggggcgcggagcggcggccgggccccccgcggccggcggcaggcggggagccccggcccggccccccggcccgcccggggaggcggcggagcgGGCCCAGGCGCTGCCGCGACGGCGCGGCCGCAGCGGGGCCCGACGCGGCCGGGAAacccgcaccgcaccgcaccgcaccgcggtGGTGGAGGGGGCGAgcagcggcgcggccgcagcGTGTGCGGGAGCTGCCCgtggggcgcccggcggcggcgcggcccccggcggggccGAGGCAGGCGGCGCCGCCCCGGCTGTCCCGGGAGAGCGCGGGGCTGCGTGCGCGGCTGGGCGGGCCCCTGTGCCGTCCTCCCGCACCTCCAGGTCCGGAGTTTTTCCACAAGCAGCAAGAAAGATGTTGGAGCAGGCTGAGGCCCCCGTGCAAGAACAGCATTTCCTCTCCCGCTCAAAATGCTAAATCATTTCTCCGTGCAATTACCGTGATCAGCGCCCCCCGGCAGCTCCGCTGGCGGGCAGTCTCTGGAGCACAGGAGGGAAGCCAGCGAGATCGAGTCGCGGCGCAACAAATTGCAAAAGTGCCAAaatctccctcctctccccccgtctctgtccctgtccccagctgcaGCGCACGGCCCATTTGCGGATACCATGTGTCTAGGGGCAGCTTGCGCGTCCATGAGGCAGACTAGTAGTGACATTTGCTAATTCGCTGACCTGTTTTGAATGCTGTCACTCACGTCGAGAATAAAGTACAGTAGCAGCACTTTGTCAACAGCCCCTCCGACCCTACCTTATGTCGTATCAGCATCTCCCTTTTTGCTCACTCTTTTGTCTCAGACCAGTTCTGAAGGCAGGACAGACCTGTCCCACGTGGAGACCCACTGCTTGTGGTATACACAAGATGGTGTGCTGTTGAAAACGAACATGATAAAGCCTTATTCCGTTTCTTGTTTAGAGACAGCTACCCCAAGCCGTGTCAGTGCAGTTGGGCTGACCGCACAGGGAACATCCTCTAGCAGAAGAAATTATAGCGCataaggagaaagggagaagcagCACCTCAAGAtcaagggtttttttcagaaatggcaagaaagatgcaaggccctcgtgcaagAACAGGATTTCCTCCACCTGCTCAAAATGCTAAAACACTTGGCTATGTAGTTGCTTTGATTATAGCACCTCAGCAAATTCCTAATCATGTTTTACATTACTCTCCTCTTCCATTTCCCTCCCTTTTCGTTGTTGCACTGAGTTTTAGATTAGATTATAAAATCTGTGGGCCAGAGAGCAGCCAGCGATAGTACAAACTTTTTTAGCTGGAACCAATAAGCCACACTGCAGCAAAGTTAAATCACTCCACTGACTGCACAGTTTTTTCCTAGTATTTGATTTGACCCTTGTGACTGGGACTTTCCAGTTACATTTTGCACTGAGTAGCTCTATCTCTGGTTACAGAGCCACTGTCTTACACCGTTCTCCAACCCACCTAGACAGTTCTTTCAGTTTCTCCCTGTAAGCGGTTTCCCTTTCACTTTTGTCATACTGCAAAGAAAGTCTGCTGTAGGGATGTCCAGCTTTGCTTCTGTCCTGAGGGGCGAGGAACCTAATAATGCATTTTCTTATTTACCTAACTAGGCGTTTTCCTACTTACAGAGGAGTAGCCATAGGGGAAGTACGTGCCAGCTGGACAGCAGGTGCACTGAGTGCACTTACCGGGACTCCAAACATTTTTCCAACAAAAGCTACATAACCTGgaggctggagctgtgctgggggttTCTTAAGTGTCGTCGTGGCCAGGCGTGACACGGCTTAGAGGTCACAGGAAGGCTGCGGGGTGGCTGAGGCTCTCCCCTCCCGGAGCAGCAGAGGTGAAACCCACCACCCCAGAGCAGCCCTGGGCGGCAGCACCTCCCCCACCAGCTGGGTCTGGGGGACCCAGAGCTGAAGAGCCCATTCAGCTCATCGTTGGTCTTACAACAACAGTTGTTGACTCCAGCAGATCTTTTGGAAAAATACTGGCAAATTTGTCTTGGGGTTCCTAATGTCATGGCCACCTTGTGATCCATGCCTGAATTTGCCTCAGGGAGTGTGCTGTtgtccctgccctgccccgtCTCAATCGCTGGCTTCTGGCTGCTTGGCTCCCATCTACAGTTTCTTTATAGATTACTTTGCCTCCCCATTCACAAGTGAATTTAACCATGGTAACTGTCATTACAGTGGGCACTGTGAGTTTCTGAGCTTCTTGAATTGTTCCATGGCTTTATGCTCTTGCCTTCAGCTTTtaatcctttcaaaatatttataattaaaaaactTCAGATAATTTAAACATTTaagtctccctccctcccaaaaaaGAATTCTGTGgaaatttgctggatttttttctccactgaattTCCATTAGCCTCATTACCTAGCTGTGAGTGCAGCACTTAACCCATCTGAACATCTTAccagggtggcgggggggggatgACTTTATTTAAGGTTGAGGGTTTTCTAAGCAAGGAACTGAGCAATGTCAGGAGAACTGACTAATGTGAAGACTGACCATACACAGTGCTCTCTAGGGCCTGATAAGATTAGGTTAGTCCTGATCAAACAGGTTGGTGAAAGATTTCTCCTGAGGTAATGCTCGTCTGGTATCACCACTCACATGTGAGGGTCATTCTTAGTTGACCTCGGATTAGCCAAGGGGTTAATCCCATAGTCATGGAAAACCAAACTTCTGGCTGAAAAGCGCAATAACTAATGATTCTAGCAGAAAGGACACAGTCTCTCTCAAGGAACCGGCAGGGGTTAAAACATGGGGAAATACTTCCTTCTCTTCTGTCCATTGCTTCCTCAGACCATTTGCTCCTTTCTGGTTTAGTTTAAATACTGATACAGCCAGGAACTGGAAACGCGACGTGTGTGCCGCTACCAGCTCTGCGCACGCATTCGAGTGTGCACGACTCCTCCCGTGCGGAAGGAGCTTCCTGGCTAGTGTTAGTGCGCTTCTACCACTGTTTATAACTTTCCTGATAAAAAAAGCCTGTATCAGACCCATTCACGCACTTCTTCAGAGTTCAGGTGCAATGATAGTTAAAACAGCTTCCTTAGGACCTTCTCAAGCCATCACAGACTTCCGATTCCCCTAAATATCTCCCACAGTCAAAAGCTGACACTAAACAGAAATGATCCAGAGTGCGTCTGCGAGGAAACTCAGTTAAATTACTGAGGGGAGTTTCCCAGCAAAGCCCCTGGCAGCTCGCGCCCGCGTGGCTGGGCACAGCACCGCCCTCGCAGCTCCGGCGCGCGCAGCGAGAGCGATGGTTGTGGGCGCCAATGACTCCACTGCACGACAGAAATCGCATTTCTAACAGCCCAGTTTGTAACTCTACCAGGCTCTGGGGGCTGGGAGTAACACCTTGGGGTTACACCTGGTGAGGGACTGGGAGCCTGCGTAGACAATGGAAAAGAATAAATATTCTCTGGAAAGAGCATCGTTAAGCAAGTAGGCAGCTGCATTTGATGTTTCTGCACATCTTCGGGCATAAGCAGAAACAGGACTGTGTGACAGCGATCCTGGCTGGCAGGGAGGACGTCTTGGGTGAGGTCTGGTCCTCAGAGAAGGGGCTGAAAACTCTTTGGGGGGCTGAGGgggtagaaagaaaaagagaagtgccTTTGGCCActtaataaaagagaaaacaaccacatatttaaaaagtaagggttaaaaataaaatagaaaagaactaTAAGCAAAGGATTAAAGAGACTTTCTCTCCTTCATGTTTTCCctccccaccacaaaaaaaattgTGGTAAATTTTTAGCCCATCAAGTTTTTTATATTTTGGGATTTCAGATAAAGTTGACTTTCAAATCTTCCCTCAACATCTGGTTTATAATTAAGGAAACAGTATATAGGAGGGAGACAGAAGCCGCCTCAGATGACTGTCCTTGATACATGGCTCTATGGCAATATAGCTAGATGAGCGATACCACCCTGACGCTCGAGCACTTACACAAACAAAATACAAGCTGTTTTTGGTGGCAGCACAAGCCATTTAATCTTCCCCGTAGAAGCAGGCTGCCAATTATCTTGCTACGGTTGGGGATTTGATGTTGGTGACAGACACTGAAGGAAATATCTGCATTACGGGGATGCGTGTTGGCTAATAGAACTGACCTTGCTGCTATGttaattgtgttttgttttacctGAGGACAATCTGCCTCCAGGGAAATATTATGCTAACAGctgctgcattttctttattgctcaaatattaacaaaaaagaTTTACATGATAGGAAGCACTTTGTTCCGTGAAGGTACCTGGACGAGGGGGGTTTTAAGGGATTTTAAAATGCTATGAAGACGTTCACCTTCCTCCTTTTTGGCAGACAAAGTTATGGTACGAATGTCGCCGTGTTGCCAGGGCTGAGGGACGCGGCAGCCCGGGAGGACCAGGAGCGGCCGGGCGGCATCACTGCGCCCCGCAGGGCTCctgccgcctccagccccggggcGCTGACCGCAGCCCCAAGCTCCTGTGGGTTAGCAAAGAGCCT
This window of the Dromaius novaehollandiae isolate bDroNov1 chromosome 5, bDroNov1.hap1, whole genome shotgun sequence genome carries:
- the INSM2 gene encoding insulinoma-associated protein 2; amino-acid sequence: MPRGFLVKRSRRPGGSYRARPRERDPPPAPSPPPPPAAGGSPAARQGAEEEEQGEEEEGAAAAACPAPAPAPAPAPAPAAATWLPGGGGSPGRAPPEGPAGWGAAGPCSAAGPRAAFFERCLSSPASAESFPLAASFPPAEKLLLQPRTPLPAPPPPPPPPGPALKRPSRAKAPAKKAKATRKLSFADEVTTSPVLGLRIKEEGPEGRPGPPAGPPPAGRTPLGEFICQLCKEQYADPLALAQHRCSRIVRVEYRCPECHKIFSCPANLASHRRWHKPRPGPSADGAAAAAAAAAAAAPPGKENSPERRPRGPAAAPPPPPRQHRGAADSAGGPGGAGPGGAGAAEAFACPCCQKRFRRQAYLRKHLGTHEAARAAARGPPERGPLAFACPLCGARFPSADIRDKHRLWHAVRDELLLPAAQPGGGAAGGEPQGFPCKHCPATFFSAPGLARHATKCHPPEGRQVLLLQVPVRPGC